A part of Vulpes lagopus strain Blue_001 chromosome 4, ASM1834538v1, whole genome shotgun sequence genomic DNA contains:
- the YKT6 gene encoding synaptobrevin homolog YKT6, whose amino-acid sequence MKLYSLSVLYKGEPKAVLLKAAYDVSSFSFFQRSSVQEFMTFTSQLIVERSAKGSRASVKEQEYLCHVYVRNDSLAGVVIADSEYPSRVAFTLLEKVLDEFSKQVDRIEWPVGSPASIHYTALDGHLSRYQNPREADPMTKVQAELDETKIILHNTMESLLERGEKLDDLVSKSEVLGTQSKAFYKTARKQNSCCAIM is encoded by the exons ATGAAACTGTACAGCCTCAGCGTCCTGTACAAAGGCGAACCCAAGGCGGTGCTGCTCAAAGCCGCGTACGACGTGTCCTCCTTCAGCTTCTTCCAGAGGTCCAG TGTTCAGGAGTTCATGACCTTCACGAGTCAGCTGATTGTGGAGCGCTCAGCGAAAGGCAGCAGAGCTTCTGTCAAAGAACAAG AATACCTGTGCCACGTCTACGTGCGAAACGACAGTCTGGCAGGAGTGGTCATTGCTGACAGCGAATATCCATCCCGGGTGGCCTTTACCTTGCTGGAGAAG GTTCTAGACGAATTCTCCAAGCAGGTGGACAGGATAGAGTGGCCTGTCGGGTCCCCTGCCAGCATCCACTACACCGCCCTAGATGGCCACCTGAGTCGATACCAG AACCCCCGAGAAGCTGACCCCATGACTAAAGTGCAGGCTGAGCTGGACGAGACCAAAATCATTCtg CACAACACCATGGAGTCTTTGCTGGAGCGAGGGGAGAAGCTAGATGACCTGGTGTCCAAATCCGAAGTGCTGGGAACACAGTCTAAAGCCTTCTATAAGACA GCCCGGAAACAGAACTCGTGCTGTGCCATCATGTGA